In Paenibacillus algicola, a genomic segment contains:
- a CDS encoding sensor histidine kinase, translating to MKRIRITFVTAITVTLLVLIYYYSQALQITTHVQKGTLDLAETNFLHDEVIALDGEWEFYWNQFVDPESFTALSQQASYIQVPGNWLMDLDGNEHMAKGFATYRAVIHNIPDHKYFALKKANIRNASRVYVNGELLLEDGRASMTLKNSVAGNSSTVVYFELEERTAEIVIHAANHEYIVGGIAKPMLFGTQEGLSLLQNRKLMFEFAMILIVMVLGFLYLLLWLGNKHYRKKEPVTLPLALSCLFFGIMNGIYSERIFAQFIPGMTLEHTFRFGHLMSACSVITVWVVIHKVNPAFLSRRSLYLLLVYYGIFMLLVLIVPVQIYTGTFTFYILTTVLLFFTAWVRVVIQYVRSRSSSPEHRTLLICICSVFLYWLDMILFSVGIKSDMFISFLTVSVYSIALAALLLVRYANSYKRNEELSIQLIQTHTTLDQTTKEAQRNELAFLQAQIKPHFLFNTLSSIISLCYTNGERAGRLLSDLSNYLKRSFQVDVNTDYVTLRNELDWIKVFVDIEKARFEDRIQVDFDVDEDLMHLQIIPLVIEPLVENAIRHGILKNKHGGKVKLIIQKRENSMFISVKDNGKGMAAEQLAPIRQGHKDPADRTGNGISLLNVNARLKQMYGVQLQFNTNGQGTEVYFSIPLHREQEVMS from the coding sequence TTGAAACGTATCCGCATCACTTTTGTAACCGCAATCACTGTAACATTACTGGTTCTTATATATTATTACTCGCAGGCTTTGCAGATAACAACTCATGTTCAAAAGGGCACCCTGGATCTGGCTGAAACGAATTTCCTTCATGACGAGGTGATTGCGCTGGATGGGGAGTGGGAATTTTACTGGAATCAGTTTGTCGATCCGGAATCATTCACTGCACTCTCACAGCAAGCATCGTATATACAGGTGCCAGGCAACTGGCTCATGGATCTGGACGGCAATGAGCATATGGCCAAAGGCTTTGCTACTTACCGGGCGGTGATTCACAACATTCCTGACCATAAATATTTCGCCTTGAAAAAAGCAAATATCCGCAATGCCAGCCGGGTGTATGTCAACGGAGAACTGCTGCTGGAGGACGGCCGTGCCTCGATGACGCTCAAGAATAGCGTGGCGGGTAATTCCTCCACGGTTGTCTATTTTGAACTGGAGGAGCGAACGGCAGAGATCGTCATTCACGCAGCCAATCACGAGTATATTGTGGGCGGCATTGCCAAACCTATGCTGTTTGGAACGCAGGAGGGGCTTTCCCTGCTGCAGAACCGCAAGCTAATGTTCGAGTTCGCCATGATCTTAATTGTTATGGTGCTCGGCTTCTTGTACCTGCTCTTGTGGCTGGGGAACAAGCATTATCGCAAAAAAGAACCGGTCACGCTGCCGCTGGCGCTCAGTTGCCTGTTCTTCGGGATTATGAACGGGATTTACAGCGAGCGTATTTTTGCGCAATTTATCCCGGGAATGACTTTGGAGCATACCTTCCGGTTCGGGCATTTAATGAGTGCTTGCAGCGTCATCACGGTGTGGGTGGTGATCCATAAGGTCAACCCGGCCTTTCTGTCCCGCCGAAGCCTTTATCTCCTGCTGGTGTACTATGGCATTTTTATGCTGTTGGTGCTCATTGTGCCTGTTCAGATTTATACCGGTACCTTCACTTTTTATATCCTCACCACGGTGCTGCTGTTTTTTACGGCTTGGGTCAGAGTGGTCATTCAGTACGTCCGCAGCCGTTCCAGCAGTCCGGAGCACCGCACGCTTCTGATCTGTATCTGCAGTGTTTTTCTGTACTGGCTGGATATGATTCTGTTCAGTGTGGGTATCAAGTCAGATATGTTTATCTCCTTCCTGACGGTTTCCGTATACAGCATCGCCTTGGCTGCACTGCTGCTGGTCCGATATGCCAACTCGTATAAACGTAATGAGGAGCTGTCCATTCAGCTGATTCAGACGCATACTACGCTTGATCAGACAACCAAGGAGGCACAGCGCAACGAGCTGGCTTTTTTGCAGGCACAGATTAAACCGCATTTCTTGTTTAATACCTTGAGCAGTATTATCAGCTTGTGCTACACCAATGGCGAACGGGCGGGCCGGCTGCTGAGTGATCTGTCTAATTATTTGAAGCGCTCCTTTCAGGTGGATGTGAATACAGACTATGTTACGCTCAGGAACGAGCTGGATTGGATTAAAGTGTTTGTCGATATTGAAAAAGCCAGGTTCGAGGACCGGATTCAGGTTGATTTTGACGTCGATGAGGATCTAATGCACCTGCAGATCATTCCGCTCGTCATTGAACCGCTGGTGGAGAACGCCATTCGTCATGGGATTTTAAAAAATAAACACGGCGGCAAAGTGAAGCTGATCATTCAGAAGCGGGAAAATAGCATGTTTATCAGTGTGAAGGATAATGGCAAAGGCATGGCCGCCGAGCAGCTGGCTCCGATCCGGCAGGGTCACAAGGATCCAGCGGACCGAACAGGAAACGGCATCAGTCTGCTCAATGTGAACGCTCGTTTGAAGCAAATGTACGGCGTACAGCTGCAATTCAATACGAATGGTCAGGGAACCGAGGTTTATTTCTCCATTCCGCTACATCGAGAGCAGGAGGTGATGTCATGA
- a CDS encoding integrase core domain-containing protein, which produces MPPKTPNKNAHIESFHAILESECYQRHEFENYQQAYEIVSRFIHNYNHKRIHGSLHDLSPYEYRDAIQQGMVEPKVIKV; this is translated from the coding sequence ATTCCACCAAAGACGCCAAACAAGAATGCGCATATCGAATCCTTCCATGCGATTCTAGAATCGGAGTGTTATCAGCGGCACGAGTTTGAGAACTATCAACAAGCGTATGAAATCGTCAGCCGCTTTATCCACAACTACAATCACAAGCGAATCCATGGTAGCCTACACGATCTGTCGCCGTACGAATACCGAGATGCAATTCAACAAGGAATGGTGGAGCCCAAGGTCATCAAAGTGTAA
- the groL gene encoding chaperonin GroEL (60 kDa chaperone family; promotes refolding of misfolded polypeptides especially under stressful conditions; forms two stacked rings of heptamers to form a barrel-shaped 14mer; ends can be capped by GroES; misfolded proteins enter the barrel where they are refolded when GroES binds) produces MAKDIKFSEDARRAMLRGVDALANAVKVTLGPKGRNVVLEKKFGSPLITNDGVTIAKEIELEDAFENMGAQLVKEVATKTNDVAGDGTTTATVLAQAMIREGLKNVTAGANPMVIRKGIDKAVRAAVEELKNISKAIEGQQSIAQVASISAADEEVGQLIAEAMEKVGKDGVITVEESRGFLTEMEVVEGMQFDRGYISPYMITDTDKMEAVLDNPYILITDKKISNTQEILPLLEKVVQQSKPLVLIAEDIEGEAQAMLIVNKLRGTFNAVAVKAPGFGDRRKAMLQDIAALTGGQVITEELGLDLKSATVDQLGTARQVRVTKENTIIVDGAGDKADIEARVKQIRTQLEETTSEFDKEKLQERLAKLAGGVAVIKVGAATETELKERKLRIEDALNATRAAVEEGIVSGGGTALVNVYKAVAAVETQGDEKTGVNIVLRALEEPIRTIAANAGKEGSVIVERLKNEEVGIGYNAAADTWVNMFEAGIVDPAKVTRSALQNAASVAAMFLTTEAVIADKPEPEKAAAPDMGGMGGMGGMM; encoded by the coding sequence ATGGCTAAGGATATTAAGTTCAGTGAAGACGCTCGCCGCGCAATGCTTCGCGGTGTAGATGCATTGGCTAACGCAGTAAAGGTAACATTGGGTCCGAAAGGACGTAACGTGGTACTCGAGAAGAAGTTTGGCAGCCCGCTCATCACGAATGACGGTGTAACCATCGCGAAAGAAATCGAGCTGGAAGATGCATTCGAGAACATGGGTGCTCAGCTCGTGAAGGAAGTAGCGACTAAGACGAATGATGTTGCCGGTGACGGTACAACAACAGCAACGGTTCTTGCTCAGGCGATGATTCGCGAAGGCTTGAAGAACGTTACTGCGGGTGCAAATCCAATGGTTATCCGCAAAGGCATTGACAAGGCTGTTCGTGCAGCGGTAGAAGAGCTGAAGAACATCTCCAAAGCGATTGAAGGACAACAGTCCATCGCACAGGTTGCTTCTATCTCTGCAGCTGACGAGGAAGTAGGACAGCTGATCGCAGAAGCCATGGAGAAAGTCGGCAAGGACGGCGTCATTACGGTTGAAGAATCCCGTGGATTCCTGACTGAAATGGAAGTTGTAGAAGGTATGCAGTTCGACCGCGGCTACATTTCTCCGTACATGATTACAGACACAGACAAGATGGAAGCGGTGCTTGATAATCCGTACATTCTGATCACCGACAAGAAGATCTCCAACACCCAGGAAATTCTGCCTCTGCTGGAGAAGGTCGTACAACAAAGCAAGCCGCTCGTGCTGATTGCTGAAGATATCGAAGGCGAAGCTCAAGCGATGCTGATCGTGAACAAGCTGCGTGGTACCTTTAATGCAGTGGCTGTCAAAGCTCCAGGCTTCGGCGACCGCCGCAAGGCTATGCTGCAGGATATCGCTGCTCTGACAGGCGGCCAGGTGATTACCGAGGAATTGGGTCTGGACCTGAAATCCGCTACTGTGGACCAACTGGGTACTGCACGTCAAGTACGCGTAACCAAAGAGAACACCATTATCGTGGACGGTGCTGGCGACAAAGCGGATATCGAAGCTCGCGTGAAGCAAATCCGCACACAGCTGGAAGAAACGACTTCCGAGTTCGACAAAGAGAAGCTGCAAGAGCGTCTGGCTAAATTGGCTGGCGGTGTTGCTGTTATCAAGGTCGGTGCAGCTACTGAAACCGAGCTGAAAGAACGCAAGCTGCGTATCGAAGACGCTCTGAACGCGACTCGTGCTGCGGTAGAAGAAGGTATCGTATCCGGCGGTGGTACTGCTCTGGTGAACGTATACAAAGCGGTTGCTGCGGTAGAAACGCAAGGCGACGAGAAGACTGGCGTTAACATCGTGCTGCGCGCGCTGGAAGAGCCAATCCGTACGATCGCTGCGAACGCTGGTAAGGAAGGCTCTGTTATTGTAGAGCGCCTGAAGAACGAAGAAGTTGGCATTGGCTACAACGCTGCTGCTGACACTTGGGTGAACATGTTCGAAGCAGGCATCGTTGACCCTGCGAAGGTAACGCGTTCTGCCCTGCAAAACGCTGCATCTGTAGCAGCAATGTTCCTGACCACCGAAGCGGTGATCGCTGACAAGCCTGAGCCTGAGAAGGCTGCTGCTCCAGACATGGGCGGCATGGGTGGAATGGGCGGCATGATGTAA
- the groES gene encoding co-chaperone GroES, which translates to MIRPLGERVLVEPIAQEETTAFGIVLPDSAKEKPQEGKVIAVGSGTLKDGARVALEVKEGDRVLFSKYAGTEIKYEGKEYLIMKESDIHAILG; encoded by the coding sequence ATGATCAGACCTTTAGGTGAACGCGTATTGGTAGAACCTATCGCACAAGAAGAAACCACGGCATTCGGGATCGTGCTTCCGGACTCCGCGAAAGAAAAGCCGCAAGAAGGAAAGGTTATCGCTGTAGGCAGCGGTACTCTGAAGGACGGCGCGCGCGTAGCATTGGAAGTTAAGGAAGGCGACCGTGTACTCTTCTCTAAATACGCTGGAACAGAAATCAAATATGAAGGTAAAGAATATTTGATTATGAAAGAAAGCGACATCCACGCGATTCTGGGTTAA